A single genomic interval of Electrophorus electricus isolate fEleEle1 chromosome 2, fEleEle1.pri, whole genome shotgun sequence harbors:
- the plcd4b gene encoding 1-phosphatidylinositol 4,5-bisphosphate phosphodiesterase delta-4, with protein MGSPQKCCVQTEASLEIMKAGSILRKAKSQIWRHRHYKLQEDCKTIAYKSSWALNSYSTFSVGDVEAVREGHQSEVFLSMAGEFPPERCFTLVFHGRRGNLDLVAESAEEAQAWIQGMRILIDNLENMDKREKLDQWVSDLFIKADKNRDGRISFKEARRLLKLMNMDMNEDHAWLLFRRADKSKTGMLEGDEFILFYKMLTERTEILELFQDYSSDGETLSHCDLEEFLREEQLEGERSHEHALELIEQYEPSDTGKTCHIMSIDGFLMYLTSVEGSIYNTDYKHLYQDMTQPLNHYFISSSHNTYLLEDQLKGRSSVEAYIQALKRGCRCLEIDCWDGSNGEPVVYHGHTLTSKIFFKDVVTTVAKYAFKVSEYPVILSIENQCSIEQQKVMAQILKDTFGDMLLKTTIDGKVPHELPSPEELKGKILLKGKKIGGLECLEVDSPVSVEVSDEDEAAETLKSSPTAESWPSESKKSKQNISKEFSDLIIYFKKVPFRGFEHASSHSKPYEISSFSESKARKYIKEAGCDFVQYNTRLLSRVYPSGLRTDSSNFCPQEMWNVGCQTVALNFQTAGIEMDLNDGLFSQNNRCGYVLKPDILRNRERCFNPERPQDCKDFCPLNLTIQVISGQQLPKISKKEGSIVDPFVRVEIYGVPLDQTKQETKYIENNGFNPCWSEILEFVVHTPELALVRFVVEDYDKASKNDFIGQYTLPFSCIQTGYRHIHLLSKDGTSICPSSLFVHIKITEVTEVPRAS; from the exons ATGGGATCTCCCCAGAAGTGCT GTGTCCAGACTGAAGCCAGTCTCGAAATTATGAAAGCTGGAAGTATCCTGAGGAAAGCAAAGTCTCAAATTTGGAGACACCGTCACTACAAACTGCAGGAAGACTGCAAGACGATTGCATACAAATCAAGCTGGGCTTTGAACTCTTATTCAACCT TCTCTGTAGGTGATGTGGAGGCTGTGCGGGAGGGCCATCAGTCAGAGGTGTTCCTGAGTATGGCAGGAGAATTTCCTCCAGAACGCTGCTTTACACTGGTGTTTCATGGCCGCCGTGGAAACCTTGACCTTGTGGCAGAGTCTGCTGAGGAGGCCCAGGCTTGGATTCAGGGCATGCGGATTCTCATTGACAACCTGGAGAACATGGACAAGAGGGAAAAACTTGATCA ATGGGTCTCTGACTTGTTCATTaaagcagacaaaaacagagatggCAGAATAAGCTTTAAGGAGGCTCGGAGGTTACTGAAACTTATGAACATGGACATGAATGAAGACCATGCATGGCTTCTTTTCAGG AGGGCTGATAAGAGCAAGACAGGCATGTTGGAAGGTGATGAATTTATCCTCTTCTATAAGATGCTCACTGAGAGAACAGAAATTTTGGAGCTGTTCCAGGACTACTCCAGTGATGGAGAGACGCTTTCGCACTGTGATCTGGAGGAATTTCTGCGAGAAGAACAGcttgaaggagagaggagtcATGAGCACGCACTCGAGCTGATAGAGCAGTATGAGCCATCAGATACGG GAAAAACCTGCCACATCATGTCAATAGATGGCTTTCTGATGTATCTGACTTCTGTCGAGGGCTCTATCTACAACACAGATTACAAGCATCTCTATCAGGATATGACCCAGCCTCTCAATCATTACTTTATCTCCTCCTCACACAACACATATCTTTTAGAGGACCAGCTGAAAGGGAGGAGCAGTGTGGAGGCCTACATTCA GGCTCTGAAGCGAGGATGCCGGTGCTTGGAGATTGACTGCTGGGATGGTTCAAACGGAGAGCCTGTGGTTTACCACGGACACACTCTCACATCCAAGATTTTCTTTAAAGATGTGGTCACCACAGTGGCAAAATATGCCTTCAAG GTGTCAGAGTACCCAGTAATCTTGTCCATTGAAAACCAGTGTAGCATAGAACAACAGAAAGTCATGGCTCAGATCTTAAAGGATACATTTGGTGACATGTTGCTGAAGACTACAATAGATGGCAAGGTACCTCACGAGTTGCCATCTCCGGAG GAACTTAAGGGCAAAATCCTCCTGAAAGGGAAGAAGATTGGTGGACTGGAGTGTTTGGAAGTAGACAGTCCAGTAAGCGTTGAAGTAAGTGATGAAGACGAAGCTGCAGAAACACTTAAGAGCAGTCCGACTGCAGAGAGCTGGCCGTCAGAAAGCAAG AAATCAAAGCAAAATATATCCAAGGAGTTCTCAGACCTTATCATATACTTCAAGAAGGTACCATTCAGAGGCTTTGAGCACGCAAGCAGCCACAGCAAGCCTTATGAGATATCCTCCTTCTCAGAGTCCAAGGCTCGCAAATATATCAAGGAAGCTG GATGTGATTTTGTTCAGTACAATACAAGGCTGCTGAGCAGAGTGTATCCTAGTGGACTGAGAACAGACTCTTCAAACTTCTGTCCCCAAGAAATGTGGAATGTGGGGTGTCAAACTG TGGCTCTTAACTTCCAGACTGCGGGAATAGAGATGGATCTTAATGATGGTCTCTTTAGTCAGAATAATCGCTGTGGATATGTTTTAAAACCTGATATCCTGCGTAATAGAGAGCGATGTTTCAATCCAGAGAGGCCCCAGGACTGCAAGGACTTCTGTCCCCTCAACCTCACTATTCAg GTAATTAGTGGCCAGCAGCTCCCTAAGATAAGCAAAAAAGAAGGCTCAATTGTTGACCCCTTTGTAAGGGTGGAGATCTATGGTGTTCCTCTGGACCAGACCAAACAGGAGACCAAATACATTGAGAACAATG GATTCAACCCATGCTGGAGTGAAATATTAGAGTTTGTGGTCCATACTCCTGAGCTGGCACTGGTGCGCTTTGTTGTGGAAGACTATGATAAAGCATCCAAGAATGATTTTATAGGGCAGTACACACTACCTTTTTCCTGTATTCAGACAG GGTATCGCCATATCCATCTTTTATCGAAAGATGGCACAAGCATTTGCCCCTCTTCGTTGTTTGTGCACATTAAAATTACAGAGGTAACAGAGGTTCCCAGAGCCTCTTAG